A stretch of Capricornis sumatraensis isolate serow.1 chromosome 10, serow.2, whole genome shotgun sequence DNA encodes these proteins:
- the ITIH3 gene encoding inter-alpha-trypsin inhibitor heavy chain H3 isoform X1 — MALARWLCLILALLSGLAVSGFPRNPSRLLGKRSLPEGAVDGIEVYSTKVNCKVTSRFAHNVVTTRAVNHANTAKEVSFDVELPKTAFITNFTLTIDGVTYPGNVKEKEVAKKQYEKAVSQGKTAGLVKASGRKLEKFTVSVNVAAGSKVTFELTYEELLKRHKGKYEMYLKVQPKQLVKHFEITVDIFEPQGISTLDAEASFITNDLLGSALTKSFSGKKGHVSFKPSLDQQRSCPTCTDSLLKGDFIITYDVNRESPANVQIVNGYFVHFFAPQGLPVVPKSVVFVIDVSGSMHGRKMEQTKDALLKILEDVKQDDYLNFILFSGDVTTWKDSLVPATPENIQEARKFVMDIHDRGMTNINDALLRGISMLNKAREEHTVPERSTSIIIMLTDGDANVGESRPKKIQENVRNAIGGKFPLYNLGFGNNLNYNFLENMALENHGLARRIYEDSDASLQLQGFYEEVANPLLTGVEAEYPQNAILDLTQNSYQHFYDGSEIVVAGRLADKDMNSFKAAVKGHGAINDLTFTEEVDMKEMEKALQEWDYIFGDYIERLWAYLTIEQLLEKRKNAWGEEKENLTAQALELSLKYHFVTPLTSMVVTKPEDNENQMAIANKPGEGPLDAEVIPSMSYLTSYQVPKTPYYYVDGDPHFIIQIPEKDDAICFNIDEDPGTVLRLIQDPVTGLTVNGQIIGEKRGSSDSQNRRTYFGKLGIASAQMDFRIEVTPENITLWNGDSLSTFSWLDTVMVTQDGLSVMINRKKSMVVSFGDGVAFVVVLHQVWKKEPAHHDFLGFYVVDSRGMSAQTHGLLGQFFHPFDFQVSDVHPGSDPTKPDATMVVKNHQLTVTRGSQKDYRKDISVGRNVACWFVHNNGQGLIDGIHRDYVVPNLF; from the exons ATGGCGTTGGCTCGGTGGCTCTGCCTCATCTTGGCCCTGCTCTCCGGCTTGGCAGTCTCTGGATTCCCTAGAAACCCATCCCGGCTGCTCGGG aaacGGAGCCTCCCGGAAGGG GCGGTCGATGGCATCGAGGTCTACAGCACCAAGGTCAACTGCAAGGTGACCTCCCGCTTTGCTCACAATGTCGTCACCACAAGGGCTGTCAACCACGCAAACACGGCCAAGGAGGTGTCCTTCGATGTGGAGCTGCCCAAGACAGCCTTCATCACCAACTTCACCTT GACCATCGATGGTGTTACCTACCCTGGGAACGTCAAGGAGAAGGAAGTTGCCAAGAAGCAATATGAGAAGGCCGTGTCCCAGGGCAAGACAGCTGGCCTGGTCAA GGCCTCTGGGAGGAAGCTGGAGAAATTCACGGTCTCAGTCAATGTGGCTGCAGGCAGCAAGGTCACTTTTGAGCTAACCTACGAGGAGCTGCTCAAGAGGCATAAGGGCAAGTATGAGATGTACCTCAAGGTCCAGCCCAAGCAACTGGTCAAGCACTTTGAG ATCACGGTAGACATCTTCGAGCCTCAGGGCATCAGCACCTTGGATGCTGAAGCCTCGTTCATCACCAATGACCTCTTGGGCAGCGCCCTCACCAAGTCCTTCTCAGGGAAAAAG GGCCATGTGTCCTTCAAACCCAGCTTGGACCAACAGCGTTCTTGCCCAACCTGCACAGACTCCCTCCTCAAAGGAGATTTCATCATCACCTATGATGTGAACAGAGAGTCTCCCGCCAATGTGCAA ATCGTCAATGGCTACTTCGTGCACTTCTTTGCACCTCAAGGCCTTCCGGTGGTGCCCAAGAGCGTGGTCTTTGTGATTGACGTCAGTGGCTCCATGCATGGTCGGAAAATGGAGCAG ACAAAGGATGCCCTCCTCAAAATTCTGGAGGATGTCAAACAGGATGACTACTTGAATTTCATCCTGTTCAGTGGAGACGTGACCACCTGGAAAGACAGTTTAGTTCCAGCCACTCCTGAGAACATCCAGGAAGCCAGGAAATTTGTGATGGATATTCATGATCGAGGAA TGACCAACATCAACGACGCGCTGCTGAGGGGCATCAGTATGCTGAACAAGGCCCGGGAGGAGCATACAGTCCCAGAGAGGAGCACCTCCATTATCATCATGTTGACCGACGGGGACGCCAATGTGG GAGAAAGCAGGCCTAAAAAAATCCAAGAGAATGTGCGGAATGCCATTGGTGGCAAGTTCCCCTTGTATAACCTGGGCTTTGGCAACAATCTGAATTATAACTTCCTGGAAAATATGGCCTTGGAGAACCATGGGCTTGCCCGGCGCATTTATGAGGATTCCGATGCCAGCTTGCAATTGCAG GGCTTCTATGAGGAGGTGGCCAACCCCCTGCTGACAGGCGTGGAGGCAGAGTACCCTCAGAACGCCATTCTGGACCTCACCCAGAACAGTTACCAGCACTTCTATGATGGCTCTGAGATCGTGGTAGCCGGGCGCTTGGCGGACAAGGACATGAACAGCTTTAAGGCAGCTGTGAAAGGCCATGGG gccATCAACGACCTGACCTTCACTGAGGAGGTGGACAtgaaggagatggagaaggccCTGCAGGAGTGGGACTACATTTTTGGGGACTACATTGAGCGGCTCTGGGCCTACCTCACCATCGAGCAGCTGCTGGAGAAACG caagaacgcctggggtgaGGAGAAGGAGAATCTCACAGCCCAGGCCTTGGAGCTGTCCCTCAAGTACCACTTTGTGACTCCACTGACCTCCATGGTGGTGACCAAGCCTGAGGACAATGAGAACCAGATGGCCATTGCCAACAAGCCCGGGGAAG GGCCTCTGGATGCAGAAG TGATCCCCTCCATGTCTTACCTGA CCAGCTACCAGGTTCCCAAGACACCCTACTACTACG TGGATGGGGACCCCCATTTCATCATCCAAATTCCAGAGAAGGACGATGCCATCTGCTTCAATATTGATGAAGACCCAGGCACAGTGCTGCGTCTCATTCAGGACCCTGTCACAG GCCTCACAGTTAACGGGCAGATCATTGGTGAGAAGAGAGGCAGCTCAGACTCCCAGAACAGGAGGACTTACTTTGGCAAACTGGGCATTGCCAGTGCTCAGATGGACTTCCGGATTGAGGTGACACCAGAGAATATCACCCTGTGGAATGGGGACTCACTGAGCACGTTCAGCTGGCTGGACACGGTCATGGTCACACAGGACGG gcTATCTGTGATGATCAACAGGAAGAAGAGCATGGTGGTCTCCTTTGGAGATGGGGTTGCTTTTGTAGTTGTCCTGCATCAGGTGTGGAAGAAAGAGCCTGCCCACCACGACTTCCTTGGCTTCTATGTGGTGGACAGCCGTGGGATGTCAGCACAGACACATGGGCTGCTGG GACAATTCTTCCACCCCTTTGACTTTCAAGTGTCTGATGTCCACCCAGGCTCTGACCCCACAAAGCCAGATGCCACAATGGTGGTGAAGAACCATCAGCTGACAGTCACCAG gGGCTCCCAGAAGGACTACAGGAAGGACATCAGCGTTGGCAGGAATGTTGCCTGCTGGTTCGTCCACAACAATGGGCAAGGGCTGATCGATGGCATCCACAGAGACTATGTTGTCCCCAACCTGTTCTGA
- the ITIH3 gene encoding inter-alpha-trypsin inhibitor heavy chain H3 isoform X4 has product MALARWLCLILALLSGLAVSGFPRNPSRLLGKRSLPEGAVDGIEVYSTKVNCKVTSRFAHNVVTTRAVNHANTAKEVSFDVELPKTAFITNFTLTIDGVTYPGNVKEKEVAKKQYEKAVSQGKTAGLVKASGRKLEKFTVSVNVAAGSKVTFELTYEELLKRHKGKYEMYLKVQPKQLVKHFEITVDIFEPQGISTLDAEASFITNDLLGSALTKSFSGKKGHVSFKPSLDQQRSCPTCTDSLLKGDFIITYDVNRESPANVQIVNGYFVHFFAPQGLPVVPKSVVFVIDVSGSMHGRKMEQTKDALLKILEDVKQDDYLNFILFSGDVTTWKDSLVPATPENIQEARKFVMDIHDRGMTNINDALLRGISMLNKAREEHTVPERSTSIIIMLTDGDANVGESRPKKIQENVRNAIGGKFPLYNLGFGNNLNYNFLENMALENHGLARRIYEDSDASLQLQGFYEEVANPLLTGVEAEYPQNAILDLTQNSYQHFYDGSEIVVAGRLADKDMNSFKAAVKGHGAINDLTFTEEVDMKEMEKALQEWDYIFGDYIERLWAYLTIEQLLEKRKNAWGEEKENLTAQALELSLKYHFVTPLTSMVVTKPEDNENQMAIANKPGEEAVIPSMSYLTSYQVPKTPYYYVDGDPHFIIQIPEKDDAICFNIDEDPGTVLRLIQDPVTGLTVNGQIIGEKRGSSDSQNRRTYFGKLGIASAQMDFRIEVTPENITLWNGDSLSTFSWLDTVMVTQDGLSVMINRKKSMVVSFGDGVAFVVVLHQVWKKEPAHHDFLGFYVVDSRGMSAQTHGLLGQFFHPFDFQVSDVHPGSDPTKPDATMVVKNHQLTVTRGSQKDYRKDISVGRNVACWFVHNNGQGLIDGIHRDYVVPNLF; this is encoded by the exons ATGGCGTTGGCTCGGTGGCTCTGCCTCATCTTGGCCCTGCTCTCCGGCTTGGCAGTCTCTGGATTCCCTAGAAACCCATCCCGGCTGCTCGGG aaacGGAGCCTCCCGGAAGGG GCGGTCGATGGCATCGAGGTCTACAGCACCAAGGTCAACTGCAAGGTGACCTCCCGCTTTGCTCACAATGTCGTCACCACAAGGGCTGTCAACCACGCAAACACGGCCAAGGAGGTGTCCTTCGATGTGGAGCTGCCCAAGACAGCCTTCATCACCAACTTCACCTT GACCATCGATGGTGTTACCTACCCTGGGAACGTCAAGGAGAAGGAAGTTGCCAAGAAGCAATATGAGAAGGCCGTGTCCCAGGGCAAGACAGCTGGCCTGGTCAA GGCCTCTGGGAGGAAGCTGGAGAAATTCACGGTCTCAGTCAATGTGGCTGCAGGCAGCAAGGTCACTTTTGAGCTAACCTACGAGGAGCTGCTCAAGAGGCATAAGGGCAAGTATGAGATGTACCTCAAGGTCCAGCCCAAGCAACTGGTCAAGCACTTTGAG ATCACGGTAGACATCTTCGAGCCTCAGGGCATCAGCACCTTGGATGCTGAAGCCTCGTTCATCACCAATGACCTCTTGGGCAGCGCCCTCACCAAGTCCTTCTCAGGGAAAAAG GGCCATGTGTCCTTCAAACCCAGCTTGGACCAACAGCGTTCTTGCCCAACCTGCACAGACTCCCTCCTCAAAGGAGATTTCATCATCACCTATGATGTGAACAGAGAGTCTCCCGCCAATGTGCAA ATCGTCAATGGCTACTTCGTGCACTTCTTTGCACCTCAAGGCCTTCCGGTGGTGCCCAAGAGCGTGGTCTTTGTGATTGACGTCAGTGGCTCCATGCATGGTCGGAAAATGGAGCAG ACAAAGGATGCCCTCCTCAAAATTCTGGAGGATGTCAAACAGGATGACTACTTGAATTTCATCCTGTTCAGTGGAGACGTGACCACCTGGAAAGACAGTTTAGTTCCAGCCACTCCTGAGAACATCCAGGAAGCCAGGAAATTTGTGATGGATATTCATGATCGAGGAA TGACCAACATCAACGACGCGCTGCTGAGGGGCATCAGTATGCTGAACAAGGCCCGGGAGGAGCATACAGTCCCAGAGAGGAGCACCTCCATTATCATCATGTTGACCGACGGGGACGCCAATGTGG GAGAAAGCAGGCCTAAAAAAATCCAAGAGAATGTGCGGAATGCCATTGGTGGCAAGTTCCCCTTGTATAACCTGGGCTTTGGCAACAATCTGAATTATAACTTCCTGGAAAATATGGCCTTGGAGAACCATGGGCTTGCCCGGCGCATTTATGAGGATTCCGATGCCAGCTTGCAATTGCAG GGCTTCTATGAGGAGGTGGCCAACCCCCTGCTGACAGGCGTGGAGGCAGAGTACCCTCAGAACGCCATTCTGGACCTCACCCAGAACAGTTACCAGCACTTCTATGATGGCTCTGAGATCGTGGTAGCCGGGCGCTTGGCGGACAAGGACATGAACAGCTTTAAGGCAGCTGTGAAAGGCCATGGG gccATCAACGACCTGACCTTCACTGAGGAGGTGGACAtgaaggagatggagaaggccCTGCAGGAGTGGGACTACATTTTTGGGGACTACATTGAGCGGCTCTGGGCCTACCTCACCATCGAGCAGCTGCTGGAGAAACG caagaacgcctggggtgaGGAGAAGGAGAATCTCACAGCCCAGGCCTTGGAGCTGTCCCTCAAGTACCACTTTGTGACTCCACTGACCTCCATGGTGGTGACCAAGCCTGAGGACAATGAGAACCAGATGGCCATTGCCAACAAGCCCGGGGAAG AAGCGG TGATCCCCTCCATGTCTTACCTGA CCAGCTACCAGGTTCCCAAGACACCCTACTACTACG TGGATGGGGACCCCCATTTCATCATCCAAATTCCAGAGAAGGACGATGCCATCTGCTTCAATATTGATGAAGACCCAGGCACAGTGCTGCGTCTCATTCAGGACCCTGTCACAG GCCTCACAGTTAACGGGCAGATCATTGGTGAGAAGAGAGGCAGCTCAGACTCCCAGAACAGGAGGACTTACTTTGGCAAACTGGGCATTGCCAGTGCTCAGATGGACTTCCGGATTGAGGTGACACCAGAGAATATCACCCTGTGGAATGGGGACTCACTGAGCACGTTCAGCTGGCTGGACACGGTCATGGTCACACAGGACGG gcTATCTGTGATGATCAACAGGAAGAAGAGCATGGTGGTCTCCTTTGGAGATGGGGTTGCTTTTGTAGTTGTCCTGCATCAGGTGTGGAAGAAAGAGCCTGCCCACCACGACTTCCTTGGCTTCTATGTGGTGGACAGCCGTGGGATGTCAGCACAGACACATGGGCTGCTGG GACAATTCTTCCACCCCTTTGACTTTCAAGTGTCTGATGTCCACCCAGGCTCTGACCCCACAAAGCCAGATGCCACAATGGTGGTGAAGAACCATCAGCTGACAGTCACCAG gGGCTCCCAGAAGGACTACAGGAAGGACATCAGCGTTGGCAGGAATGTTGCCTGCTGGTTCGTCCACAACAATGGGCAAGGGCTGATCGATGGCATCCACAGAGACTATGTTGTCCCCAACCTGTTCTGA
- the ITIH3 gene encoding inter-alpha-trypsin inhibitor heavy chain H3 isoform X6, with protein sequence MALARWLCLILALLSGLAVSGFPRNPSRLLGKRSLPEGAVDGIEVYSTKVNCKVTSRFAHNVVTTRAVNHANTAKEVSFDVELPKTAFITNFTLTIDGVTYPGNVKEKEVAKKQYEKAVSQGKTAGLVKASGRKLEKFTVSVNVAAGSKVTFELTYEELLKRHKGKYEMYLKVQPKQLVKHFEITVDIFEPQGISTLDAEASFITNDLLGSALTKSFSGKKGHVSFKPSLDQQRSCPTCTDSLLKGDFIITYDVNRESPANVQIVNGYFVHFFAPQGLPVVPKSVVFVIDVSGSMHGRKMEQTKDALLKILEDVKQDDYLNFILFSGDVTTWKDSLVPATPENIQEARKFVMDIHDRGMTNINDALLRGISMLNKAREEHTVPERSTSIIIMLTDGDANVGESRPKKIQENVRNAIGGKFPLYNLGFGNNLNYNFLENMALENHGLARRIYEDSDASLQLQGFYEEVANPLLTGVEAEYPQNAILDLTQNSYQHFYDGSEIVVAGRLADKDMNSFKAAVKGHGAINDLTFTEEVDMKEMEKALQEWDYIFGDYIERLWAYLTIEQLLEKRKNAWGEEKENLTAQALELSLKYHFVTPLTSMVVTKPEDNENQMAIANKPGEDAMTSYQVPKTPYYYVDGDPHFIIQIPEKDDAICFNIDEDPGTVLRLIQDPVTGLTVNGQIIGEKRGSSDSQNRRTYFGKLGIASAQMDFRIEVTPENITLWNGDSLSTFSWLDTVMVTQDGLSVMINRKKSMVVSFGDGVAFVVVLHQVWKKEPAHHDFLGFYVVDSRGMSAQTHGLLGQFFHPFDFQVSDVHPGSDPTKPDATMVVKNHQLTVTRGSQKDYRKDISVGRNVACWFVHNNGQGLIDGIHRDYVVPNLF encoded by the exons ATGGCGTTGGCTCGGTGGCTCTGCCTCATCTTGGCCCTGCTCTCCGGCTTGGCAGTCTCTGGATTCCCTAGAAACCCATCCCGGCTGCTCGGG aaacGGAGCCTCCCGGAAGGG GCGGTCGATGGCATCGAGGTCTACAGCACCAAGGTCAACTGCAAGGTGACCTCCCGCTTTGCTCACAATGTCGTCACCACAAGGGCTGTCAACCACGCAAACACGGCCAAGGAGGTGTCCTTCGATGTGGAGCTGCCCAAGACAGCCTTCATCACCAACTTCACCTT GACCATCGATGGTGTTACCTACCCTGGGAACGTCAAGGAGAAGGAAGTTGCCAAGAAGCAATATGAGAAGGCCGTGTCCCAGGGCAAGACAGCTGGCCTGGTCAA GGCCTCTGGGAGGAAGCTGGAGAAATTCACGGTCTCAGTCAATGTGGCTGCAGGCAGCAAGGTCACTTTTGAGCTAACCTACGAGGAGCTGCTCAAGAGGCATAAGGGCAAGTATGAGATGTACCTCAAGGTCCAGCCCAAGCAACTGGTCAAGCACTTTGAG ATCACGGTAGACATCTTCGAGCCTCAGGGCATCAGCACCTTGGATGCTGAAGCCTCGTTCATCACCAATGACCTCTTGGGCAGCGCCCTCACCAAGTCCTTCTCAGGGAAAAAG GGCCATGTGTCCTTCAAACCCAGCTTGGACCAACAGCGTTCTTGCCCAACCTGCACAGACTCCCTCCTCAAAGGAGATTTCATCATCACCTATGATGTGAACAGAGAGTCTCCCGCCAATGTGCAA ATCGTCAATGGCTACTTCGTGCACTTCTTTGCACCTCAAGGCCTTCCGGTGGTGCCCAAGAGCGTGGTCTTTGTGATTGACGTCAGTGGCTCCATGCATGGTCGGAAAATGGAGCAG ACAAAGGATGCCCTCCTCAAAATTCTGGAGGATGTCAAACAGGATGACTACTTGAATTTCATCCTGTTCAGTGGAGACGTGACCACCTGGAAAGACAGTTTAGTTCCAGCCACTCCTGAGAACATCCAGGAAGCCAGGAAATTTGTGATGGATATTCATGATCGAGGAA TGACCAACATCAACGACGCGCTGCTGAGGGGCATCAGTATGCTGAACAAGGCCCGGGAGGAGCATACAGTCCCAGAGAGGAGCACCTCCATTATCATCATGTTGACCGACGGGGACGCCAATGTGG GAGAAAGCAGGCCTAAAAAAATCCAAGAGAATGTGCGGAATGCCATTGGTGGCAAGTTCCCCTTGTATAACCTGGGCTTTGGCAACAATCTGAATTATAACTTCCTGGAAAATATGGCCTTGGAGAACCATGGGCTTGCCCGGCGCATTTATGAGGATTCCGATGCCAGCTTGCAATTGCAG GGCTTCTATGAGGAGGTGGCCAACCCCCTGCTGACAGGCGTGGAGGCAGAGTACCCTCAGAACGCCATTCTGGACCTCACCCAGAACAGTTACCAGCACTTCTATGATGGCTCTGAGATCGTGGTAGCCGGGCGCTTGGCGGACAAGGACATGAACAGCTTTAAGGCAGCTGTGAAAGGCCATGGG gccATCAACGACCTGACCTTCACTGAGGAGGTGGACAtgaaggagatggagaaggccCTGCAGGAGTGGGACTACATTTTTGGGGACTACATTGAGCGGCTCTGGGCCTACCTCACCATCGAGCAGCTGCTGGAGAAACG caagaacgcctggggtgaGGAGAAGGAGAATCTCACAGCCCAGGCCTTGGAGCTGTCCCTCAAGTACCACTTTGTGACTCCACTGACCTCCATGGTGGTGACCAAGCCTGAGGACAATGAGAACCAGATGGCCATTGCCAACAAGCCCGGGGAAG atgccatga CCAGCTACCAGGTTCCCAAGACACCCTACTACTACG TGGATGGGGACCCCCATTTCATCATCCAAATTCCAGAGAAGGACGATGCCATCTGCTTCAATATTGATGAAGACCCAGGCACAGTGCTGCGTCTCATTCAGGACCCTGTCACAG GCCTCACAGTTAACGGGCAGATCATTGGTGAGAAGAGAGGCAGCTCAGACTCCCAGAACAGGAGGACTTACTTTGGCAAACTGGGCATTGCCAGTGCTCAGATGGACTTCCGGATTGAGGTGACACCAGAGAATATCACCCTGTGGAATGGGGACTCACTGAGCACGTTCAGCTGGCTGGACACGGTCATGGTCACACAGGACGG gcTATCTGTGATGATCAACAGGAAGAAGAGCATGGTGGTCTCCTTTGGAGATGGGGTTGCTTTTGTAGTTGTCCTGCATCAGGTGTGGAAGAAAGAGCCTGCCCACCACGACTTCCTTGGCTTCTATGTGGTGGACAGCCGTGGGATGTCAGCACAGACACATGGGCTGCTGG GACAATTCTTCCACCCCTTTGACTTTCAAGTGTCTGATGTCCACCCAGGCTCTGACCCCACAAAGCCAGATGCCACAATGGTGGTGAAGAACCATCAGCTGACAGTCACCAG gGGCTCCCAGAAGGACTACAGGAAGGACATCAGCGTTGGCAGGAATGTTGCCTGCTGGTTCGTCCACAACAATGGGCAAGGGCTGATCGATGGCATCCACAGAGACTATGTTGTCCCCAACCTGTTCTGA
- the ITIH3 gene encoding inter-alpha-trypsin inhibitor heavy chain H3 isoform X2, whose protein sequence is MALARWLCLILALLSGLAVSGFPRNPSRLLGKRSLPEGAVDGIEVYSTKVNCKVTSRFAHNVVTTRAVNHANTAKEVSFDVELPKTAFITNFTLTIDGVTYPGNVKEKEVAKKQYEKAVSQGKTAGLVKASGRKLEKFTVSVNVAAGSKVTFELTYEELLKRHKGKYEMYLKVQPKQLVKHFEITVDIFEPQGISTLDAEASFITNDLLGSALTKSFSGKKGHVSFKPSLDQQRSCPTCTDSLLKGDFIITYDVNRESPANVQIVNGYFVHFFAPQGLPVVPKSVVFVIDVSGSMHGRKMEQTKDALLKILEDVKQDDYLNFILFSGDVTTWKDSLVPATPENIQEARKFVMDIHDRGMTNINDALLRGISMLNKAREEHTVPERSTSIIIMLTDGDANVGESRPKKIQENVRNAIGGKFPLYNLGFGNNLNYNFLENMALENHGLARRIYEDSDASLQLQGFYEEVANPLLTGVEAEYPQNAILDLTQNSYQHFYDGSEIVVAGRLADKDMNSFKAAVKGHGAINDLTFTEEVDMKEMEKALQEWDYIFGDYIERLWAYLTIEQLLEKRKNAWGEEKENLTAQALELSLKYHFVTPLTSMVVTKPEDNENQMAIANKPGEGSPLFLSSTASYQVPKTPYYYVDGDPHFIIQIPEKDDAICFNIDEDPGTVLRLIQDPVTGLTVNGQIIGEKRGSSDSQNRRTYFGKLGIASAQMDFRIEVTPENITLWNGDSLSTFSWLDTVMVTQDGLSVMINRKKSMVVSFGDGVAFVVVLHQVWKKEPAHHDFLGFYVVDSRGMSAQTHGLLGQFFHPFDFQVSDVHPGSDPTKPDATMVVKNHQLTVTRGSQKDYRKDISVGRNVACWFVHNNGQGLIDGIHRDYVVPNLF, encoded by the exons ATGGCGTTGGCTCGGTGGCTCTGCCTCATCTTGGCCCTGCTCTCCGGCTTGGCAGTCTCTGGATTCCCTAGAAACCCATCCCGGCTGCTCGGG aaacGGAGCCTCCCGGAAGGG GCGGTCGATGGCATCGAGGTCTACAGCACCAAGGTCAACTGCAAGGTGACCTCCCGCTTTGCTCACAATGTCGTCACCACAAGGGCTGTCAACCACGCAAACACGGCCAAGGAGGTGTCCTTCGATGTGGAGCTGCCCAAGACAGCCTTCATCACCAACTTCACCTT GACCATCGATGGTGTTACCTACCCTGGGAACGTCAAGGAGAAGGAAGTTGCCAAGAAGCAATATGAGAAGGCCGTGTCCCAGGGCAAGACAGCTGGCCTGGTCAA GGCCTCTGGGAGGAAGCTGGAGAAATTCACGGTCTCAGTCAATGTGGCTGCAGGCAGCAAGGTCACTTTTGAGCTAACCTACGAGGAGCTGCTCAAGAGGCATAAGGGCAAGTATGAGATGTACCTCAAGGTCCAGCCCAAGCAACTGGTCAAGCACTTTGAG ATCACGGTAGACATCTTCGAGCCTCAGGGCATCAGCACCTTGGATGCTGAAGCCTCGTTCATCACCAATGACCTCTTGGGCAGCGCCCTCACCAAGTCCTTCTCAGGGAAAAAG GGCCATGTGTCCTTCAAACCCAGCTTGGACCAACAGCGTTCTTGCCCAACCTGCACAGACTCCCTCCTCAAAGGAGATTTCATCATCACCTATGATGTGAACAGAGAGTCTCCCGCCAATGTGCAA ATCGTCAATGGCTACTTCGTGCACTTCTTTGCACCTCAAGGCCTTCCGGTGGTGCCCAAGAGCGTGGTCTTTGTGATTGACGTCAGTGGCTCCATGCATGGTCGGAAAATGGAGCAG ACAAAGGATGCCCTCCTCAAAATTCTGGAGGATGTCAAACAGGATGACTACTTGAATTTCATCCTGTTCAGTGGAGACGTGACCACCTGGAAAGACAGTTTAGTTCCAGCCACTCCTGAGAACATCCAGGAAGCCAGGAAATTTGTGATGGATATTCATGATCGAGGAA TGACCAACATCAACGACGCGCTGCTGAGGGGCATCAGTATGCTGAACAAGGCCCGGGAGGAGCATACAGTCCCAGAGAGGAGCACCTCCATTATCATCATGTTGACCGACGGGGACGCCAATGTGG GAGAAAGCAGGCCTAAAAAAATCCAAGAGAATGTGCGGAATGCCATTGGTGGCAAGTTCCCCTTGTATAACCTGGGCTTTGGCAACAATCTGAATTATAACTTCCTGGAAAATATGGCCTTGGAGAACCATGGGCTTGCCCGGCGCATTTATGAGGATTCCGATGCCAGCTTGCAATTGCAG GGCTTCTATGAGGAGGTGGCCAACCCCCTGCTGACAGGCGTGGAGGCAGAGTACCCTCAGAACGCCATTCTGGACCTCACCCAGAACAGTTACCAGCACTTCTATGATGGCTCTGAGATCGTGGTAGCCGGGCGCTTGGCGGACAAGGACATGAACAGCTTTAAGGCAGCTGTGAAAGGCCATGGG gccATCAACGACCTGACCTTCACTGAGGAGGTGGACAtgaaggagatggagaaggccCTGCAGGAGTGGGACTACATTTTTGGGGACTACATTGAGCGGCTCTGGGCCTACCTCACCATCGAGCAGCTGCTGGAGAAACG caagaacgcctggggtgaGGAGAAGGAGAATCTCACAGCCCAGGCCTTGGAGCTGTCCCTCAAGTACCACTTTGTGACTCCACTGACCTCCATGGTGGTGACCAAGCCTGAGGACAATGAGAACCAGATGGCCATTGCCAACAAGCCCGGGGAAGGTAG CCCTCTCTTTCTTTCGTCCACAGCCAGCTACCAGGTTCCCAAGACACCCTACTACTACG TGGATGGGGACCCCCATTTCATCATCCAAATTCCAGAGAAGGACGATGCCATCTGCTTCAATATTGATGAAGACCCAGGCACAGTGCTGCGTCTCATTCAGGACCCTGTCACAG GCCTCACAGTTAACGGGCAGATCATTGGTGAGAAGAGAGGCAGCTCAGACTCCCAGAACAGGAGGACTTACTTTGGCAAACTGGGCATTGCCAGTGCTCAGATGGACTTCCGGATTGAGGTGACACCAGAGAATATCACCCTGTGGAATGGGGACTCACTGAGCACGTTCAGCTGGCTGGACACGGTCATGGTCACACAGGACGG gcTATCTGTGATGATCAACAGGAAGAAGAGCATGGTGGTCTCCTTTGGAGATGGGGTTGCTTTTGTAGTTGTCCTGCATCAGGTGTGGAAGAAAGAGCCTGCCCACCACGACTTCCTTGGCTTCTATGTGGTGGACAGCCGTGGGATGTCAGCACAGACACATGGGCTGCTGG GACAATTCTTCCACCCCTTTGACTTTCAAGTGTCTGATGTCCACCCAGGCTCTGACCCCACAAAGCCAGATGCCACAATGGTGGTGAAGAACCATCAGCTGACAGTCACCAG gGGCTCCCAGAAGGACTACAGGAAGGACATCAGCGTTGGCAGGAATGTTGCCTGCTGGTTCGTCCACAACAATGGGCAAGGGCTGATCGATGGCATCCACAGAGACTATGTTGTCCCCAACCTGTTCTGA